The following are encoded in a window of Kitasatospora sp. NBC_01250 genomic DNA:
- a CDS encoding class F sortase yields the protein MGNHADPNGDPPTTESLGRQRRSVLFAAVGACVLGLVMIRHAGSPPPLPPQTRAVVAASPSASATPVQRAPVRVVPDAHPVRLTIPAIGVNAPFTGLGLGANGVLNPPPPNDTNLVGWYQAGTVPGNKGTAIVLGHVDTKTAPAVFWSLSALTKGATVDVARDDKVTATFTVDSVEVFPKDQFPDDRVYGKSPNAQLRLITCGGVYDRKRADYTANVVVFAHLTGLRES from the coding sequence ATGGGCAACCACGCCGATCCGAACGGTGACCCGCCCACCACCGAATCGCTCGGCCGCCAGCGTCGCAGCGTGCTGTTCGCCGCCGTGGGCGCCTGCGTGCTCGGCCTGGTGATGATCCGCCACGCCGGCTCGCCGCCCCCGCTCCCGCCGCAGACCAGGGCCGTCGTGGCCGCCTCGCCCAGCGCGAGCGCCACCCCCGTGCAGCGCGCCCCCGTCCGTGTCGTCCCCGACGCGCACCCCGTCCGGCTGACCATCCCGGCCATCGGCGTCAACGCGCCCTTCACCGGCCTCGGCCTGGGCGCGAACGGCGTGCTCAACCCGCCGCCGCCGAACGACACCAACCTGGTCGGCTGGTACCAGGCCGGCACGGTGCCCGGCAACAAGGGCACGGCGATCGTGCTGGGCCACGTCGACACCAAGACGGCGCCCGCCGTCTTCTGGAGCCTGAGCGCGCTCACCAAGGGCGCCACCGTCGACGTGGCCCGGGACGACAAGGTGACCGCAACCTTCACGGTGGACAGCGTGGAGGTCTTCCCCAAGGACCAGTTCCCGGACGACCGGGTCTACGGCAAGTCCCCCAACGCACAGCTGCGCCTGATCACCTGCGGCGGCGTCTACGACCGCAAGCGCGCCGACTACACCGCCAACGTGGTGGTCTTCGCCCACCTCACCGGCTTGCGGGAATCCTGA
- a CDS encoding cytochrome P450 has translation MTPDHRDTPAALPLVPLHCLRAMEPGPPTRTELLTGTPVWMVRRHADVRQVLTDPRLGRAELYAPNAPLLTPYPNLTDAPDGLLNLDGPEHQRLRRTVQRAFTPRAIARWRPWVALVVEELLDALSTAERPVDLVAAVGRPLPVAVISRLMGLDGVDFERLSRWSDQALSTSAYTPQEVMTAMREFGEFAGQLVAERRGKPTDDLVSSLVQAADQDGEVTEPQIVTLVVGLVVAGHETTITSLGNALVYLLDENRTAWHALADSEERAGAVAEQLLRAVPLGDRNVTPGLLRRAVADVEIGGVLISAGDVVAADTFAANHDPETYPGDWRTSLFEPPATPHLTFGAGPHHCLGAWLARMELELALHRLARRLPGLRLAVPVEQLAWRTGLLTRSPQSLPVTW, from the coding sequence GTGACTCCCGACCACCGTGACACGCCCGCCGCCCTCCCGCTGGTCCCCCTGCACTGCCTGCGCGCCATGGAACCCGGACCGCCCACCCGCACCGAACTGCTCACCGGCACCCCGGTCTGGATGGTGCGCCGGCACGCCGACGTCCGCCAGGTGCTCACCGATCCGCGGCTGGGCCGTGCCGAGCTCTACGCCCCGAACGCACCCCTGCTGACCCCGTACCCGAACCTGACGGACGCCCCGGACGGCCTGCTCAACCTGGACGGCCCCGAGCACCAGCGCCTGCGCCGCACCGTGCAGCGGGCCTTCACGCCCCGGGCGATCGCCCGGTGGCGGCCCTGGGTGGCCTTGGTGGTGGAGGAACTGCTCGACGCACTGAGCACCGCCGAGCGCCCGGTGGACCTGGTCGCCGCCGTCGGCAGGCCGCTGCCGGTCGCGGTGATCAGCCGCCTGATGGGCCTGGACGGGGTCGACTTCGAGCGGCTCTCCCGCTGGAGCGACCAGGCGCTGTCGACCAGCGCCTACACCCCGCAGGAGGTCATGACGGCGATGCGGGAGTTCGGCGAGTTCGCCGGGCAGCTGGTGGCCGAGCGCCGCGGCAAGCCGACCGACGACCTGGTGAGTTCGCTGGTCCAGGCGGCCGACCAGGACGGCGAGGTGACGGAGCCGCAGATCGTCACCCTGGTCGTCGGACTGGTGGTGGCCGGTCACGAGACCACCATCACCTCGCTCGGCAACGCGCTGGTGTACCTGCTCGACGAGAACCGCACGGCCTGGCACGCACTGGCGGACAGCGAGGAGCGGGCGGGCGCGGTGGCCGAACAACTGCTGCGCGCAGTGCCGCTCGGCGACCGCAACGTCACGCCGGGCCTGCTGCGCCGGGCGGTCGCGGACGTCGAGATCGGCGGGGTGCTGATCTCGGCCGGCGACGTGGTGGCCGCCGACACCTTCGCCGCCAATCACGACCCCGAGACCTATCCCGGCGACTGGCGCACGAGCCTGTTCGAGCCGCCGGCCACGCCGCACCTGACCTTCGGCGCCGGGCCGCACCACTGCCTGGGCGCCTGGCTGGCCCGGATGGAGCTGGAGCTGGCCCTGCACCGCCTGGCCCGGCGGCTGCCCGGACTGCGGCTGGCGGTGCCGGTCGAGCAGCTCGCCTGGCGCACCGGCCTGCTCACCCGCAGCCCGCAGTCCCTGCCGGTGACCTGGTGA
- a CDS encoding alpha/beta hydrolase, producing MADRTELEKIVFTGSGGELVGNLFHPAAERSARPGPAVVVSGSWTTVKEQMAGGYAERLAEAGFRALAFDFHGYGESGGAPRELEEPERKSIDIAAAVDYLRSREDVAADRVGALGICAGAGYSAAAAARGAGLRSLAMVAPWLHDDELLLELYGGAEQVAARRERGAEAAVRYRESGEVRYVPAVSRDDQRAAMVGAFDYYLDESRGGLPQWTNRFAEMGWLGWLGFDAFAAVPGVTVPTVLVHSRDAAIPAGAERFHAELGAPKELHWLPGTQFDFYDDEATVTAALDRVLAHFRATL from the coding sequence GTGGCAGACCGTACCGAGCTTGAGAAGATCGTCTTTACCGGTTCCGGCGGTGAACTCGTCGGCAACCTCTTCCATCCGGCCGCCGAGCGCAGTGCCCGGCCAGGGCCGGCCGTGGTGGTCTCGGGATCTTGGACGACGGTCAAGGAGCAGATGGCGGGAGGCTACGCCGAGCGGCTCGCCGAGGCCGGATTCCGGGCGCTCGCCTTCGACTTCCACGGCTACGGCGAGTCGGGCGGCGCCCCCCGCGAACTTGAGGAGCCCGAGCGCAAGAGCATCGACATCGCCGCCGCCGTCGACTACCTGCGTTCGCGCGAGGACGTGGCCGCCGACCGGGTCGGCGCGCTCGGCATCTGTGCCGGTGCCGGGTACAGCGCCGCTGCCGCCGCCCGCGGCGCGGGCCTGCGCTCGCTGGCGATGGTCGCGCCCTGGCTGCACGACGACGAGCTGCTGCTGGAGCTCTACGGCGGGGCCGAGCAGGTCGCGGCGCGGCGCGAGCGGGGCGCCGAGGCCGCGGTGCGGTACCGGGAGAGCGGCGAGGTGCGCTATGTGCCCGCGGTCAGCCGGGACGACCAACGGGCGGCCATGGTCGGCGCGTTCGACTACTACCTGGACGAGTCCAGGGGCGGCCTCCCGCAGTGGACCAACCGGTTCGCCGAAATGGGTTGGCTGGGCTGGCTCGGCTTCGACGCGTTCGCGGCCGTCCCGGGCGTCACGGTGCCGACCGTCCTGGTGCACAGCCGCGACGCCGCGATCCCGGCCGGCGCCGAGCGGTTCCACGCGGAGTTGGGTGCGCCCAAGGAACTGCACTGGCTGCCGGGCACGCAGTTCGACTTCTACGACGACGAGGCCACCGTGACAGCCGCGCTGGACCGGGTGCTGGCCCACTTCCGGGCCACGCTCTGA
- a CDS encoding SDR family NAD(P)-dependent oxidoreductase — protein MRGGSLAGQVALVTGAGRGLGRAIALGLAAEGMAVGLVGRTRDTLTDTLKACVRIGAKGVAVPADVARPGAVREAVRSVERDLGPVDLLVNNAGQIDQAEVPFWEADLGQWWQVVEVNLRGPANLLRCVLPGMVARRRGRVLNLNSGLAVGRDSNYTAYATSKGALLQLSGNIADSLSAHGVVVLDISPGPSPTDMTARMPRFAGMKEWNSLPYLAAIAVDTARGRFDALHGRFLHAGQDNLENLVAQAAEIRAADARTLRLRPYGPGDPLA, from the coding sequence ATGCGCGGCGGTTCGCTGGCGGGACAGGTGGCGCTGGTCACCGGCGCGGGGCGAGGGCTCGGCCGGGCGATCGCGCTCGGCCTGGCGGCCGAGGGCATGGCGGTGGGGCTGGTCGGCCGCACCCGGGACACGCTCACCGACACGCTCAAGGCCTGCGTGCGGATCGGCGCCAAGGGCGTGGCGGTGCCGGCGGACGTGGCGCGGCCCGGCGCGGTGCGCGAGGCGGTGCGCAGCGTCGAGCGGGACCTGGGCCCGGTGGATCTGCTGGTCAACAACGCCGGGCAGATCGACCAGGCCGAGGTGCCGTTCTGGGAGGCGGACCTCGGGCAGTGGTGGCAGGTGGTGGAGGTCAACCTGCGCGGCCCGGCCAACCTGCTGCGCTGCGTGCTGCCCGGCATGGTGGCGCGCCGGCGCGGGCGGGTGCTCAACCTCAACTCCGGCCTGGCGGTGGGCCGGGACAGCAACTACACCGCCTACGCCACCTCCAAGGGCGCGCTGCTGCAGCTCTCCGGCAACATCGCCGACTCGCTCTCGGCGCACGGTGTGGTGGTGCTCGACATCAGCCCGGGGCCCTCGCCCACCGACATGACCGCCAGGATGCCGCGGTTCGCCGGGATGAAGGAGTGGAACAGCCTGCCCTACCTGGCCGCCATCGCGGTCGACACCGCGCGCGGGCGGTTCGACGCCCTGCACGGTCGGTTCCTGCACGCCGGACAGGACAACCTGGAGAACCTGGTGGCGCAGGCCGCCGAGATCCGGGCGGCCGACGCCCGGACCCTGCGGCTGCGGCCGTACGGCCCGGGCGATCCGCTGGCCTGA
- a CDS encoding polysaccharide deacetylase family protein has product MSVNRRSILRTTAQLATLTAAGGLLTGCGQEAATGGGATGAGHPEHPSPAPGAPTVLTPNRIPAATPSAAVSGSPAAAGASPGPPDQPPLAAGTPAEVISGPPDRPQVALTFHGQGDPELATALLTAAEQHGAKVTVLVVGSWLDQQPQMAKRILDGGHELGNHTLNHLDICSLSADQAYAEIAGCADRLKELTGSIGRWFRPSAAQFATARVKAQARKAGYEHCLSYDLDPRDYADPGAEVIQRRMLGSIKPGSIVALHMGHQGTVDALPAVLEALQQRGLSAVTASQLCS; this is encoded by the coding sequence ATGAGTGTGAACCGCCGCAGCATCCTGCGGACCACTGCCCAGCTGGCCACTCTGACCGCGGCCGGCGGCCTGCTCACCGGCTGCGGCCAGGAGGCCGCCACCGGTGGCGGGGCCACCGGCGCGGGCCACCCGGAGCACCCGAGCCCCGCGCCGGGCGCCCCGACGGTGCTGACGCCCAACCGGATCCCGGCCGCGACGCCCAGCGCCGCCGTGAGCGGCTCACCGGCGGCCGCCGGTGCCTCGCCCGGTCCGCCGGACCAGCCGCCGCTGGCCGCAGGCACCCCGGCCGAGGTGATCAGCGGGCCGCCCGACCGCCCGCAGGTCGCGCTGACCTTCCACGGGCAGGGCGACCCGGAGCTGGCCACCGCCCTGCTGACGGCGGCCGAGCAGCACGGCGCCAAGGTCACCGTGCTGGTGGTCGGCAGCTGGCTGGACCAGCAGCCGCAGATGGCCAAGCGGATCCTGGACGGCGGCCACGAGCTGGGCAACCACACCCTCAACCACCTGGACATCTGCTCGCTCTCCGCGGACCAGGCCTACGCCGAGATCGCCGGCTGCGCGGACCGGCTCAAGGAACTGACCGGCTCGATCGGACGGTGGTTCCGCCCCTCGGCCGCGCAGTTCGCCACCGCCCGGGTGAAGGCCCAGGCCCGCAAGGCGGGCTACGAGCACTGCCTCTCCTACGACCTGGACCCGCGCGACTACGCCGACCCGGGGGCGGAGGTGATCCAGCGCCGGATGCTCGGCTCGATCAAGCCCGGTTCGATCGTCGCCCTGCACATGGGCCACCAGGGCACGGTGGACGCGCTGCCGGCCGTTCTGGAGGCGCTCCAGCAGCGCGGCCTGAGCGCGGTGACGGCCAGTCAGCTCTGCTCGTGA
- a CDS encoding ferredoxin: MSAGQEVVVSVDRARCVGTGLCAATAPADLELGPDGRARPRRPRSDALAEVTDAAELCPMEAIAVHRAGTGERVAPLW; the protein is encoded by the coding sequence GTGAGCGCCGGGCAGGAGGTGGTGGTCTCGGTGGACCGGGCCCGCTGCGTGGGCACCGGACTGTGCGCCGCCACCGCCCCCGCCGACCTCGAACTCGGCCCGGACGGCCGGGCCCGCCCGCGCCGGCCGCGCTCCGACGCGCTGGCGGAGGTCACCGACGCCGCCGAGCTGTGCCCGATGGAGGCGATCGCCGTCCATCGGGCCGGCACCGGCGAACGGGTCGCCCCGCTCTGGTGA
- a CDS encoding 3-hydroxybutyryl-CoA dehydrogenase, producing the protein MSDIARVGVVGCGLMGSGIAEVFARAGLDVLVSEATGEALELGRTRLTNSLETAVKRGKLTEEQREQALARLNFTTDLADFADRDLVVEAVAEREDIKIQIFQTLDQVVRRRDAILASNTSSIPIVKLAAATSRPEQVIGLHFFNPAPVQRLVEVIPTLTTSAETTTRVETFAIQVLDKEPIRARDRAGFVVNALLVPYLLSAVRMFETGVATAADIDKGMEAGCAHPMGPLRLCDLIGLDTIASIAESMYAEYKEPLYAAPPVLSRMVDAGLLGRKSGRGFYDYSAAV; encoded by the coding sequence GTGAGCGACATCGCGCGCGTCGGAGTGGTCGGCTGCGGACTCATGGGATCGGGGATCGCCGAGGTCTTCGCCCGGGCAGGGCTGGACGTGCTGGTCTCGGAGGCCACCGGCGAGGCCCTGGAGCTGGGCCGCACCCGGCTGACCAACTCGCTGGAGACCGCCGTCAAGCGCGGCAAGCTCACCGAGGAGCAGCGCGAGCAGGCGCTGGCCCGGCTGAACTTCACCACCGACCTGGCCGACTTCGCGGACCGCGACCTGGTGGTCGAGGCGGTCGCGGAGCGCGAGGACATCAAGATCCAGATCTTCCAGACCCTGGACCAGGTGGTGCGCCGGCGCGACGCGATCCTCGCCTCCAACACCTCCTCGATCCCGATCGTCAAGCTGGCCGCGGCCACCTCCCGCCCCGAGCAGGTGATCGGCCTGCACTTCTTCAACCCCGCCCCCGTGCAGCGCCTGGTCGAGGTGATCCCCACCCTGACCACCTCCGCCGAGACCACCACCCGGGTGGAGACCTTCGCCATCCAGGTCCTGGACAAGGAGCCGATCCGCGCCCGCGACCGGGCCGGCTTCGTGGTCAACGCCCTGCTCGTCCCCTACCTGCTCTCGGCGGTGCGGATGTTCGAGACCGGCGTGGCCACCGCCGCCGACATCGACAAGGGCATGGAGGCCGGCTGCGCCCACCCGATGGGCCCGCTGCGCCTGTGCGACCTGATCGGCCTGGACACCATCGCCTCGATCGCGGAGTCGATGTACGCCGAGTACAAGGAGCCCCTCTACGCGGCCCCGCCGGTCCTCTCCCGGATGGTCGACGCGGGCCTGCTCGGCCGCAAGTCCGGCCGCGGCTTCTACGACTACTCGGCCGCCGTCTGA
- a CDS encoding DUF1876 domain-containing protein, with amino-acid sequence MTHTLVGWHIELEFTEQESHTRAAALVRLPDGRELRAHGDTSRHPADPEQLRVGEEVAAARALQDLARQLLEKAHGEIDELGPVPSYPLM; translated from the coding sequence ATGACACACACGCTGGTCGGTTGGCACATCGAGCTGGAGTTCACCGAGCAGGAGAGCCACACCAGGGCGGCCGCCCTGGTCAGACTGCCGGACGGACGGGAGCTGCGGGCGCACGGCGACACCAGTCGCCACCCCGCCGACCCGGAGCAGTTGCGGGTGGGTGAGGAGGTGGCCGCCGCCCGGGCCTTGCAGGACCTGGCCCGGCAGCTGCTGGAGAAGGCGCACGGGGAGATCGACGAACTCGGGCCGGTGCCGAGCTATCCGCTGATGTGA
- a CDS encoding ATP-binding cassette domain-containing protein, with protein MAWKQAGAPDGRPGPDEAAGAVIRTAALTKVYPKSEVAAVDRLDLVVNRGELFGLLGPNGAGKTTTVGMLTTRVVPTSGGAWIGGIDVIGRSTLVKQVIAVVSQQNTLDRSLTVRENLVFHGLLFGLAGRAARRTADELLERFHLGRWADASVFALSGGMAQRLMVARAIYHRPAVLFLDEPTAGLDPQSRLALWEILAELIAEGQTILLTTHNMDEADQLCDRVAIIDHGRVLALDTPAALKQAVDADTVVTVSAAGEPAALAELLSREVGGVNRARLLPGGVELQVKGGANRLLPRVLGAAEAGGFEVADLSVAEPTLETVFISLTGKELRD; from the coding sequence GTGGCCTGGAAGCAGGCTGGCGCGCCGGACGGGCGTCCCGGGCCGGACGAGGCGGCGGGCGCGGTGATCCGGACGGCGGCGCTGACCAAGGTCTACCCCAAGAGCGAGGTCGCCGCCGTGGACCGGCTCGACCTCGTGGTGAACCGGGGTGAGCTGTTCGGCCTGCTCGGCCCCAACGGCGCGGGCAAGACCACCACCGTCGGCATGCTCACCACCCGGGTGGTCCCGACCTCGGGCGGGGCCTGGATCGGCGGGATCGACGTGATCGGCCGCTCGACGCTGGTCAAGCAGGTCATCGCGGTCGTCTCGCAGCAGAACACGCTGGACCGCTCGCTGACCGTGCGGGAGAACCTCGTCTTCCACGGGCTGCTCTTCGGCCTGGCGGGCCGCGCTGCCCGGCGCACCGCGGACGAGCTGCTGGAGCGCTTCCACCTCGGCCGCTGGGCCGACGCCTCGGTCTTCGCGCTCTCCGGCGGCATGGCCCAGCGGTTGATGGTGGCCCGGGCGATCTACCACCGCCCCGCCGTGCTCTTCCTGGACGAGCCGACCGCCGGGCTGGACCCGCAGAGCCGGCTCGCGCTCTGGGAGATCCTGGCCGAGCTGATCGCCGAGGGCCAGACCATCCTGCTCACCACCCACAACATGGACGAGGCCGACCAGCTCTGCGACCGGGTGGCGATCATCGACCACGGCCGGGTGCTGGCCCTGGACACCCCGGCCGCGCTCAAGCAGGCGGTGGACGCCGACACCGTGGTCACCGTGTCGGCCGCGGGGGAGCCGGCCGCGCTGGCCGAGCTGCTCAGCCGCGAGGTGGGCGGGGTCAACCGGGCCCGGCTGCTGCCCGGCGGGGTGGAGCTCCAGGTCAAGGGCGGCGCCAACCGGCTGCTGCCCCGGGTGCTGGGCGCGGCCGAGGCCGGCGGCTTCGAGGTGGCCGACCTGTCGGTGGCCGAGCCCACGCTGGAGACCGTCTTCATCAGCCTGACCGGGAAGGAGCTGCGGGACTGA
- a CDS encoding Xaa-Pro dipeptidyl-peptidase, translated as MRSHRIRPVAALATVLLAFAAALLAPAGAAWAGTVHNGASQPVYSYANAVRETVWVDTGLDGEGDGHRDRVAADIIRPKEPAAAGQKIPVIMDASPYYKCCGRGNEDQVKTYDAQGRPVQFPLYYDNYFVPRGYAVVLVDLAGTNRSDGCVDVGGTSDVTSAKAVIDWLNGRATGYSARTGGSAVKAGWANGSVGMIGKSWDGTIANGVAATGVAGLKTIVPISAISSWYDYYRSQGAPLYGGTPADLSSLVEDPGTTSTCAAEQSTLADGAPYDGDWTPLWQQRDYVADAAKVKASVFVVHGMQDLNVRTVNFGQWWDALAANGVQRKIWLSQTGHVDPFDYRRSAWVDTLHSWFDHYLMGVDNGIQNAPMADVERAPDQWSTDATWPAPGTVQSTVHLNPGTLGGSSNSGTVSFTDDPSQDENAWAAQVDQVTPDKTAFTTGALTKDLRLSGSGSVSLTVTSSTSSAHLSAVLVDLGPATIRNYQADGAGIKTLTTRSCWGQSTAGDSACFLDTAADTSQVDATVFSRGWADLGHYAGLDHTVALTPGTPYRMTVQLAATDHVVPAGHRLALIVAGTDNGLIDPPDTQPTLSVDLADSSLQLPLVGGAAHLPVGKAPTVRAAVVPPAQRQAPHARADFR; from the coding sequence GTGAGATCTCACCGCATCCGTCCGGTGGCGGCCCTCGCCACCGTGTTGCTCGCATTCGCCGCCGCGCTGCTCGCCCCTGCCGGCGCGGCCTGGGCCGGCACCGTCCACAACGGTGCCAGCCAGCCCGTCTACTCCTACGCCAACGCCGTCCGGGAGACCGTCTGGGTCGACACCGGTCTGGACGGGGAGGGCGACGGCCACCGGGACCGGGTGGCCGCCGACATCATCCGCCCCAAGGAGCCGGCGGCGGCCGGCCAGAAGATACCCGTGATCATGGATGCCAGCCCGTACTACAAATGCTGCGGGCGCGGCAACGAGGACCAGGTCAAGACCTATGACGCGCAGGGCCGTCCGGTCCAGTTCCCGCTCTACTACGACAACTACTTCGTCCCGCGCGGCTACGCGGTGGTGCTGGTCGACCTGGCGGGCACCAACCGCTCGGACGGCTGCGTGGACGTCGGCGGCACCTCGGACGTGACCAGCGCGAAGGCCGTGATCGACTGGCTGAACGGGCGGGCCACCGGCTACAGCGCCCGCACCGGCGGCAGCGCGGTCAAGGCCGGCTGGGCCAACGGCTCGGTCGGCATGATCGGCAAGTCCTGGGACGGCACCATCGCCAACGGCGTGGCGGCCACCGGGGTCGCCGGCCTCAAGACGATCGTGCCGATCTCCGCGATCAGCTCGTGGTACGACTACTACCGCTCCCAGGGCGCCCCGCTCTACGGCGGCACCCCCGCGGACCTGTCCAGCCTGGTCGAGGATCCGGGGACCACCAGCACCTGTGCCGCCGAGCAGTCCACGCTCGCCGACGGCGCCCCCTACGACGGCGACTGGACGCCGCTGTGGCAGCAGCGCGACTACGTGGCCGACGCGGCCAAGGTGAAGGCCAGCGTCTTCGTGGTGCACGGGATGCAGGACCTCAACGTACGGACCGTCAACTTCGGGCAGTGGTGGGACGCGCTGGCCGCGAACGGGGTGCAGCGCAAGATCTGGCTCTCCCAGACCGGGCACGTCGACCCGTTCGACTACCGGCGCAGCGCCTGGGTGGACACCCTGCACAGCTGGTTCGACCACTACCTGATGGGCGTGGACAACGGGATCCAGAACGCGCCGATGGCCGACGTCGAGCGGGCCCCCGACCAGTGGTCCACCGATGCGACCTGGCCCGCGCCCGGCACCGTGCAGAGCACCGTGCACCTCAACCCCGGCACGCTGGGCGGCTCCTCGAACAGCGGGACGGTCTCCTTCACCGACGACCCGAGTCAGGACGAGAACGCCTGGGCGGCCCAGGTCGACCAGGTCACCCCGGACAAGACGGCCTTCACCACCGGGGCGCTCACCAAGGACCTGCGGCTTTCGGGCAGCGGCTCGGTGAGCCTGACGGTGACGTCGAGCACCAGCAGCGCCCATCTCAGTGCGGTGCTGGTGGACCTCGGTCCGGCCACCATCCGCAACTACCAGGCCGACGGGGCGGGCATCAAGACGCTGACCACCCGCTCCTGCTGGGGCCAGAGCACGGCCGGTGACAGCGCCTGCTTCCTGGACACGGCCGCGGACACCAGCCAGGTCGACGCGACCGTCTTCAGCCGGGGTTGGGCGGACCTGGGGCACTACGCGGGGCTGGACCACACGGTCGCGCTCACGCCCGGCACGCCGTACCGGATGACCGTGCAACTGGCGGCCACCGACCACGTGGTGCCGGCCGGGCACCGGCTGGCGCTGATCGTGGCGGGCACCGACAACGGGCTGATCGACCCGCCGGACACCCAGCCGACCCTGAGCGTCGACCTGGCCGACTCCTCGCTGCAGCTGCCGCTGGTCGGCGGCGCCGCGCACCTGCCGGTCGGCAAGGCGCCGACGGTCCGTGCCGCGGTCGTGCCGCCGGCGCAGCGTCAGGCGCCGCACGCAAGGGCGGACTTCCGCTAG
- a CDS encoding alpha-amylase family glycosyl hydrolase, translated as MDPLSARQPAVPSWLADAVLYQIYPQSFADSNGDGIGDLPGVTARLDHLAALGVTALWLSPCFSSEFGDAGYDVADYLTIAPRYGSNQDLAELVRAAGERGIRVLLDLVPGHTSHRHPWFRQAAHDPADDRYIWSERIAAPVHEWIPNQGRRGGFYRANFYPIQPALNFGYARPDPAEPWRSPVDAPGPRANRAALREIMAHWFALGVAGFRVDMAASLVKDDPGHLETAKLWGEMRGWLDREHPDRVLIAEWGDPARSVPAGLHADFFLHFNGRGLRSLWDNGTGSQGSWAHGEPCYFDPEGGGSMAEFLTAWRDAEAAIDGRGLVALPTANHDFSRLSCGPRTREQLACAFAFLLTWPGLPVIYYGDEIGMRYVPGLPDKEGSQFGTEARQGSRTPMQWDDSPGAGFSGAPPADFYLPLDPDPQRPSVAAQRPDPDSPLSHVRRLIRLRRDTPELGTDCTVTALSDGYPFAYLRGERHLVVVNPRRAPAALALPQLAGRTAEPLLVHGVTAEGDRVRAEGFAYGVFRL; from the coding sequence ATGGACCCCCTGAGCGCCCGTCAGCCCGCCGTCCCCAGCTGGCTCGCCGACGCCGTCCTCTACCAGATCTACCCGCAGTCCTTCGCCGACTCGAACGGTGACGGCATCGGCGACCTGCCGGGCGTCACCGCCCGCCTGGACCACCTGGCCGCCCTCGGGGTGACGGCCCTGTGGCTCAGCCCGTGCTTCAGCTCCGAGTTCGGCGACGCGGGCTACGACGTGGCCGACTACCTGACCATCGCCCCGCGCTACGGCAGCAACCAGGACCTCGCCGAGCTGGTCCGGGCGGCCGGCGAGCGCGGCATCCGGGTGCTGCTCGACCTGGTGCCCGGCCACACCTCGCACCGCCACCCGTGGTTCCGGCAGGCCGCGCACGACCCCGCCGACGACCGCTACATCTGGTCCGAGCGGATCGCCGCCCCGGTGCACGAGTGGATCCCCAACCAGGGCCGGCGCGGCGGCTTCTACCGGGCCAACTTCTATCCGATCCAGCCCGCCCTCAACTTCGGCTACGCCCGCCCCGACCCGGCCGAGCCCTGGCGCAGCCCGGTGGACGCGCCGGGCCCGCGGGCCAACCGGGCCGCGCTGCGCGAGATCATGGCGCACTGGTTCGCGCTCGGGGTGGCCGGCTTCCGGGTGGACATGGCCGCCTCGCTGGTCAAGGACGACCCCGGGCACCTGGAGACCGCCAAGCTCTGGGGCGAGATGCGCGGCTGGCTGGACCGCGAGCACCCCGACCGGGTGCTGATCGCCGAGTGGGGCGACCCGGCCCGCTCGGTCCCCGCCGGGCTGCACGCGGACTTCTTCCTGCACTTCAACGGGCGCGGGCTGCGCTCGCTGTGGGACAACGGCACCGGCAGCCAGGGCAGCTGGGCGCACGGGGAGCCCTGCTACTTCGACCCGGAGGGCGGCGGCTCGATGGCCGAGTTCCTGACCGCCTGGCGGGACGCCGAGGCCGCGATCGACGGCCGGGGACTGGTGGCCCTGCCCACCGCCAACCACGACTTCTCCCGGCTGTCCTGCGGCCCGCGCACCCGTGAGCAGCTGGCCTGCGCCTTCGCCTTCCTGCTGACCTGGCCCGGCCTGCCGGTGATCTACTACGGCGACGAGATCGGCATGCGCTACGTGCCCGGCCTGCCCGACAAGGAGGGCAGTCAGTTCGGCACCGAGGCGCGCCAGGGCTCGCGCACCCCGATGCAGTGGGACGACAGCCCGGGCGCCGGCTTCTCGGGCGCCCCGCCCGCCGACTTCTACCTGCCGCTGGACCCGGACCCGCAGCGCCCGAGCGTCGCCGCCCAGCGGCCGGATCCCGACTCGCCGCTGAGCCACGTCCGGCGGCTGATCCGGTTGCGCCGCGACACGCCCGAGCTCGGCACGGACTGCACGGTGACCGCGCTCAGCGACGGCTACCCGTTCGCCTATCTGCGCGGCGAGCGCCACCTGGTGGTGGTCAACCCGCGCCGCGCCCCGGCCGCACTGGCCCTGCCGCAGCTCGCGGGGCGTACGGCCGAGCCGCTGCTGGTCCACGGGGTGACGGCCGAGGGCGATCGGGTACGTGCCGAGGGGTTCGCGTACGGGGTCTTCCGCCTCTGA